In one window of Orcinus orca chromosome 17, mOrcOrc1.1, whole genome shotgun sequence DNA:
- the LOC125961684 gene encoding DPEP2 neighbor protein-like encodes MSDHIFYIYSNLSSVPWEGSATAAVAPVSPPTPGHYHVLYRGCGKTQLGRHEETYCLVGGSGAYGDVPLAKPAKVEAETPVSRRCPKRKHNPEKSDKDLGCSRTKTQRLQHSSSSGIQDCPSS; translated from the exons ATGTCTGACCATATCTTCTATATTTACTCAAACCTGTCCTCTGTTCCCTGGGAGGGCAGTGCAACAG CAGCAGTTGCTCCCGTTTCTCCTCCTACACCTGGTCACTACCATGTCCTCTACCGAGGGTGTGGAAAAACGCAGTTGGGCCGGCATGAGGAGACATACTGCCTAGTTGGTGGCTCCGGGGCCTATGGGGATGTTCCTTTGGCCAAGCCAGCAAAGGTGGAAGCAGAGACGCCAGTCTCCAGACGTTGTCCCAAGAGAAAGCACAATCCGGAAAAGTCGGACAAAGACCTGGGTTGCTCCAGAACCAAAACCCAGCGATTGCAGCATTCAAGCAGCTCAGGAATACAAG